The following are encoded together in the Salvelinus fontinalis isolate EN_2023a chromosome 38, ASM2944872v1, whole genome shotgun sequence genome:
- the LOC129838136 gene encoding induced myeloid leukemia cell differentiation protein Mcl-1-like, with the protein MILSKSITRATTTMLNIQNGVVGGSSYPAGTSLYYFGETRAVCAGASPKSKVDTDLGNGTSDTPQRPTKLGVNVVKSNVLGNHLSDRSNNDESDGSLPCTRQMASECGPELSNCPSGDEVLEHDTRQLIDNLLGGYTGLSPPRWKQSKALTTMTRVVKDIISKHQYAYNGMIAKLDLDDRCDDMGFINSVAKAMFSDGTTNWGRIASLVSFGAVVSQHLKEMGRGHCIGSVGQEIATYLLSDQRDWLVKNNAWNGFVEFFHVQDPESSVRNTLLAFAGVAGLGATLAMLIR; encoded by the exons ATGATTCTGTCGAAGTCGATTACACGAGCCACAACTACGATGTTGAATATTCAAAATGGAGTCGTCGGAGGCTCTTCGTACCCTGCTGGTACCTCTTTGTACTATTTCGGCGAGACTAGGGCCGTATGTGCTGGGGCGTCACCGAAGTCAAAAGTGGATACTGACTTGGGTAATGGGACTAGCGACACTCCACAACGACCCACGAAATTAGGAGTGAATGTCGTGAAAAGCAACGTCCTGGGTAATCATTTGTCAGACCGAAGCAACAATGACGAATCTGACGGTTCTTTGCCATGCACTCGACAGATGGCGTCAGAATGTGGGCCTGAACTATCGAATTGTCCATCGGGCGATGAAGTATTGGAACATGATACAAGACAACTAATTGACAACTTATTGGGGGGCTATACAGGCCTGTCTCCGCCTCGTTGGAAGCAAAGCAAGGCTCTTACGACGATGACACGAGTGGTGAAGGATATCATATCAAAGCACCAATACGCATACAATG gtatgATCGCCAAACTTGACTTAGATGACCGATGCGATGACATGGGTTTCATCAATTCTGTGGCCAAGGCCATGTTCAGTGATGGGACCACGAACTGGGGTCGCATCGCCAGCCTGGTGTCATTTGGAGCAGTGGTGAGCCAGCACTTGAAGGAGATGGGCAGGGGACACTGCATTGGGTCGGTGGGCCAAGAGATCGCCACATACCTCCTCTCTGACCAAAGGGACTGGCTGGTCAAAAACAATGCTTGG AATGGATTTGTAGAGTTCTTTCATGTGCAAGATCCAGAGTCTTCAGTAAGGAACACCCTCCTAGCCTTTGCTGGAGTTGCTGGGCTTGGGGCAACACTCGCCATGTTGATCAGATGA
- the LOC129838137 gene encoding alpha-endosulfine — protein sequence MSSENLSDTQMEYEDEKQDSQEKNANLVKGEEVKLKAKYPGLGQKPGGSDFLMKRLQKGQKYFDSGDYNMAKAKMKNKQLPVAGPDKNLVTGDHIPTPQDLPQRRSSLVTSKLAG from the exons ATGTCGTCCGAAAATCTATCAGATACTCAGATGGAATATGAGGATGAAAAACAG GACTCTCAGGAAAAGAATGCCAACCTTGTGAAGGGCGAAGAGGTAAAGCTGAAGGCCAAGTACCCCGGCCTGGGCCAGAAGCCTGGAGGCTCCGACTTCCTCATGAAGAGGCTACAGAAAGGG CAAAAATACTTTGACTCAGGTGACTACAACATGGCCAAGGCCAAGATGAAGAACAAACAGCTGCCCGTGGCGGGCCCTGACAAGAACCTCGTCACAGGGGACCACATTCCCACGCCGCAGGACCTGCCCCAGAGGAGGTCCTCCTTGGTGACCAGTAAACTAGCAGGCTAA
- the LOC129837469 gene encoding HORMA domain-containing protein 1-like isoform X2, with amino-acid sequence MACEQRLRAAQGTQLLPNVVSTEQQSLIVVKKLLAIAVSSITYLRGLFPEKAYGRKFVEEQKVMILREERTCPGASQIVQWMQGCFDALQRKYLRAVVMSIYTDPDNPKKITECYQFKVQYTEKGPKIDFESKNSKNLGKMACSNTKKSSILLVRKLYTLMQNLGPLPDNVCLNMKLSYYDDVTPQDYQPPGFMEGDSDSMQFEKEPVNLTMGEVVTPFHTLKVDVTTERERLEQVDDEQPICVRDKWELKMEEGTVTKISSQQTHMMKVMENPDNDLYLDNSEVQVNCQEKMEVCEESTENSQMDTLGKRTSDLEVVIKRTRSGRVTRSTLERKAETEVHSVSKKKPSPIEDKMISQFEFPCSQDVQASVPKKRKFSEPKERY; translated from the exons ATGGCATGTGAACAACGTTTGCGGGCTGCTCAG GGCACCCAGTTGCTGCCAAATGTAGTTTCAACAGAGCAGCAGTCCTTGATTGTTGTGAAGAAACTGCTGGCCATTGCAGTCTCCAGCATCACTTATCTCAGGGGTCTTTTCCCAGAAAAAGCTTATGGGAGAAAATTTGTTGAAG AGCAGAAAGTTATGATCCTCAGGGAGGAGCGCACCTGCCCTGGTGCCAGTCAGATTGTACAGTG GATGCAGGGATGCTTTGATGCCCTTCAGAGAAAATAC TTGAGGGCGGTcgttatgtct ATATACACAGACCCAGATAATCCAAAG AAGATTACTGAATGCTACCAGTTCAAAGTCCAATACACTGAAAAGGGACCCAAAATTGACTTTGAAAG CAAAAACAGCAAGAATCTGGGAAAGATGGCTTGCAGCAACACAAAAAAGTCCAGCATCCTCCTGGTGCGTAAACTCTACACACTGATGCAGAACCTGGGTCCTCTGCCAGACAATGTCTGTCTCAACATGAAACTCTCTTACTACGACGACG TCACTCCCCAGGACTACCAGCCCCCAGGCTTCATGGAGGGGGACAGCGATAGCATGCAGTTTGAGAAGGAGCCTGTCAACCTGACCATGGGCGAGGTGGTCACTCCCTTCCACACCCTGAAGGTGGAcgtgaccacagagagagaaaggctggAGCAG GTTGATGACGAGCAGCCCATCTGCGTGAGGGACAAGTGGGAGCTGAAGATGGAGGAAGGGACAGTGACCAAGATCAGCAGTCAGCAG ACTCACATGATGAAAGTAATGGAAAATCCGGACAACGACCTTTACTTGGACAATTCCG AGGTCCAGGTAAACTGCCAGGAGAAGATGGAGGTGTGTGAGGAGAGCACAGAGAACTCTCAG ATGGACACTTTGGGAAAGAGGACATCTGACCTGGAAGTGGTCATTAAGAGGACCAGGAGCGGACGCGTCACCAGGTCCACCCTG gagaGAAAGGCTGAGACTGAGGTGCACAGCGTCAGCAAGAAGAAGCCCTCTCCCATCGAAGACAAAATG ATATCCCAGTTCGAGTTCCCCTGCAGTCAGGATGTCCAGGCCTCTGTGCCGAAGAAACGCAAGTTCAGCGAACCAAAAGAACGCTACTGA
- the LOC129837469 gene encoding HORMA domain-containing protein 1-like isoform X1 has protein sequence MACEQRLRAAQGTQLLPNVVSTEQQSLIVVKKLLAIAVSSITYLRGLFPEKAYGRKFVEEQKVMILREERTCPGASQIVQWMQGCFDALQRKYLRAVVMSIYTDPDNPKKITECYQFKVQYTEKGPKIDFESKNSKNLGKMACSNTKKSSILLVRKLYTLMQNLGPLPDNVCLNMKLSYYDDVTPQDYQPPGFMEGDSDSMQFEKEPVNLTMGEVVTPFHTLKVDVTTERERLEQVDDEQPICVRDKWELKMEEGTVTKISSQQTHMMKVMENPDNDLYLDNSEVQVNCQEKMEVCEESTENSQMDTLGKRTSDLEVVIKRTRSGRVTRSTLERKAETEVHSVSKKKPSPIEDKMQISQFEFPCSQDVQASVPKKRKFSEPKERY, from the exons ATGGCATGTGAACAACGTTTGCGGGCTGCTCAG GGCACCCAGTTGCTGCCAAATGTAGTTTCAACAGAGCAGCAGTCCTTGATTGTTGTGAAGAAACTGCTGGCCATTGCAGTCTCCAGCATCACTTATCTCAGGGGTCTTTTCCCAGAAAAAGCTTATGGGAGAAAATTTGTTGAAG AGCAGAAAGTTATGATCCTCAGGGAGGAGCGCACCTGCCCTGGTGCCAGTCAGATTGTACAGTG GATGCAGGGATGCTTTGATGCCCTTCAGAGAAAATAC TTGAGGGCGGTcgttatgtct ATATACACAGACCCAGATAATCCAAAG AAGATTACTGAATGCTACCAGTTCAAAGTCCAATACACTGAAAAGGGACCCAAAATTGACTTTGAAAG CAAAAACAGCAAGAATCTGGGAAAGATGGCTTGCAGCAACACAAAAAAGTCCAGCATCCTCCTGGTGCGTAAACTCTACACACTGATGCAGAACCTGGGTCCTCTGCCAGACAATGTCTGTCTCAACATGAAACTCTCTTACTACGACGACG TCACTCCCCAGGACTACCAGCCCCCAGGCTTCATGGAGGGGGACAGCGATAGCATGCAGTTTGAGAAGGAGCCTGTCAACCTGACCATGGGCGAGGTGGTCACTCCCTTCCACACCCTGAAGGTGGAcgtgaccacagagagagaaaggctggAGCAG GTTGATGACGAGCAGCCCATCTGCGTGAGGGACAAGTGGGAGCTGAAGATGGAGGAAGGGACAGTGACCAAGATCAGCAGTCAGCAG ACTCACATGATGAAAGTAATGGAAAATCCGGACAACGACCTTTACTTGGACAATTCCG AGGTCCAGGTAAACTGCCAGGAGAAGATGGAGGTGTGTGAGGAGAGCACAGAGAACTCTCAG ATGGACACTTTGGGAAAGAGGACATCTGACCTGGAAGTGGTCATTAAGAGGACCAGGAGCGGACGCGTCACCAGGTCCACCCTG gagaGAAAGGCTGAGACTGAGGTGCACAGCGTCAGCAAGAAGAAGCCCTCTCCCATCGAAGACAAAATG CAGATATCCCAGTTCGAGTTCCCCTGCAGTCAGGATGTCCAGGCCTCTGTGCCGAAGAAACGCAAGTTCAGCGAACCAAAAGAACGCTACTGA
- the LOC129837469 gene encoding HORMA domain-containing protein 1-like isoform X3 → MACEQRLRAAQGTQLLPNVVSTEQQSLIVVKKLLAIAVSSITYLRGLFPEKAYGRKFVEEQKVMILREERTCPGASQIVQWMQGCFDALQRKYLRAVVMSIYTDPDNPKQKQQESGKDGLQQHKKVQHPPVTPQDYQPPGFMEGDSDSMQFEKEPVNLTMGEVVTPFHTLKVDVTTERERLEQVDDEQPICVRDKWELKMEEGTVTKISSQQTHMMKVMENPDNDLYLDNSEVQVNCQEKMEVCEESTENSQMDTLGKRTSDLEVVIKRTRSGRVTRSTLERKAETEVHSVSKKKPSPIEDKMQISQFEFPCSQDVQASVPKKRKFSEPKERY, encoded by the exons ATGGCATGTGAACAACGTTTGCGGGCTGCTCAG GGCACCCAGTTGCTGCCAAATGTAGTTTCAACAGAGCAGCAGTCCTTGATTGTTGTGAAGAAACTGCTGGCCATTGCAGTCTCCAGCATCACTTATCTCAGGGGTCTTTTCCCAGAAAAAGCTTATGGGAGAAAATTTGTTGAAG AGCAGAAAGTTATGATCCTCAGGGAGGAGCGCACCTGCCCTGGTGCCAGTCAGATTGTACAGTG GATGCAGGGATGCTTTGATGCCCTTCAGAGAAAATAC TTGAGGGCGGTcgttatgtct ATATACACAGACCCAGATAATCCAAAG CAAAAACAGCAAGAATCTGGGAAAGATGGCTTGCAGCAACACAAAAAAGTCCAGCATCCTCCTG TCACTCCCCAGGACTACCAGCCCCCAGGCTTCATGGAGGGGGACAGCGATAGCATGCAGTTTGAGAAGGAGCCTGTCAACCTGACCATGGGCGAGGTGGTCACTCCCTTCCACACCCTGAAGGTGGAcgtgaccacagagagagaaaggctggAGCAG GTTGATGACGAGCAGCCCATCTGCGTGAGGGACAAGTGGGAGCTGAAGATGGAGGAAGGGACAGTGACCAAGATCAGCAGTCAGCAG ACTCACATGATGAAAGTAATGGAAAATCCGGACAACGACCTTTACTTGGACAATTCCG AGGTCCAGGTAAACTGCCAGGAGAAGATGGAGGTGTGTGAGGAGAGCACAGAGAACTCTCAG ATGGACACTTTGGGAAAGAGGACATCTGACCTGGAAGTGGTCATTAAGAGGACCAGGAGCGGACGCGTCACCAGGTCCACCCTG gagaGAAAGGCTGAGACTGAGGTGCACAGCGTCAGCAAGAAGAAGCCCTCTCCCATCGAAGACAAAATG CAGATATCCCAGTTCGAGTTCCCCTGCAGTCAGGATGTCCAGGCCTCTGTGCCGAAGAAACGCAAGTTCAGCGAACCAAAAGAACGCTACTGA